The Stegostoma tigrinum isolate sSteTig4 chromosome 41, sSteTig4.hap1, whole genome shotgun sequence genome has a window encoding:
- the hamp gene encoding hepcidin encodes MGSIQMKTRLVLVTLMLLVFFEMSQCFTLSKIENGQGSMTTKTSQNPRDMASVLLRQKRMSHISVCVYCCECCKKKTCGFCCRL; translated from the exons ATGGGCAGCATCCAGATGAAAACCCGACTGGTCCTGGTCACTCTGATGTTGCTGGTCTTCTTTGAGATGAGCCAGTGCTTTACACTGTCCAAG ATTGAGAATGGACAAGGGTCCATGACCACTAAGACATCCCAAAACCCGAGGGACATG GCATCTGTGCTGCTGCGGCAGAAGAGAATGAGCCACATCTCGGTGTGTGTGTActgctgtgaatgctgtaaaaaGAAGACATGTGGATTCTGCTGCAGACTTTAA